From the Populus nigra chromosome 13, ddPopNigr1.1, whole genome shotgun sequence genome, the window AAGTTACCCAATTTGTTCCTTCCAGTTGGCAAAAGAAAGAGGCTGCAGTGTAGCCTGCAATTCCAGCTGTCAGAGCATATATGACAACCAGTGCAGTAAATAGAGCTCCACGATTATAAGGATAAAAGACACCAACTAGAGCAAGCACGAAAATGAAAATTGTGCTGCCAATGCACATATGTAAGAAAAGTTAGCAGACTGCTAAGCAACagaataactttaaaaaatggatttgagacaaaaccagcaaaagCACAGCTTTGAAGTTGAACTTACAGGGTAAACAGCTGGGTGCCAGAGCCAACTGCTGCTGCAAGCAAAGACTTATACTTTGGGTATCTAAATACATCACCATGGATGTACTTCCACCCAGTCTCTTCTTGGTCTTCAGCTGACTCCTCATCATGAGCATATCTATTACAAATGGGAAgatcaaaaaataagaaaatgacaGTTTAAACAACATAGCAGACATGTTTTAATAACATATTCATTGAAATGTTCTTCTCACTTGACAAAATCATTCTTCAGGACTCGCATGAGAATTGTGGCAAGAAAACCAGTCAAGAGGAGAACTGTCACACATGAGTTAATAATTGAGAACCAATGAATTTCCAAGTGATGAGGAAGTGAAGAAGATTGTGAATACTTGTCCATCCTTTTCTCAAATGTTATATCTGTTTCCTTCCATTTAACTGAATACATGAACTCCACATTGACTTCTTTATCTTCAGTAAGGTCCACAACATTGTTCAGATCAGATTGTGCAGAGATCTCAATGACACGATCCTTATTGTAAAAGATGGTAAAGTGAAGATGCTTAAACAGGTAATATTTGTATTCACTAGGGTCATTCTTGCGTTCCTTATCAACTTTCCCTAGGAAACCCCAAATGGGCAAGTCATCATAATACATTTGGAAGTAGTAGTCCTTGGAAACTGCTTCTCGGAACTGAGCAACTTGTTCCTTTGTCAGCGTGTTTTTGCATGCAACTTCAGAATCTTTGTCATTTAAAAAGTCAAGTTTGTATGGGGCAGTGACTAAACGATCCCCATTCAACACTTCACCAAGGGCTTCTTTCTTGTCCTTTGTAGGACCTGTAATAAACATCGTCAGTAAACTTCCACAATAAAACGAAGCTGTATAGTAGGAGTAATGTGAATTGATGCAGACCTGATGAGCAGAAAGGCAGATCAAAGTAGCGGTATGTTTCACTGACAGAatgaacaagaaagaaacaatatgaaacaattatgaataaaaaaaatactaacgaAAGTTTTCACAGTTGAACAGTTAAAATCtcaaaatgaaaaccaaaagtCTAGAGATGACCACAGTAAATATCAATTAAGTTCCGGCTTAATTTCTTGTACGATTACAGAAAAAGAGTTCCAGCGACTGATTAAAGATCTAAAACTGAGATCCAAGTTCAGCAATAACAAAGGAAAACCCAATACTTGAACTTTTCCAGCTCACAAGAAACAACCAGAAACAGAAATCAACACCTAGTCACTGGACATTATTCTGGGCTTTAACTAACGGACTCTACTTACTTGCAAATGTTTCTATCCAAAAGCTTGCATTCCAAAATCCCATTAAGCATTTCCTAAACTATCTCCCCAGGGATCCACTAGACCAACTGCTTGTACAACCATTAAGCTATGCTAAATTTCCAACTTAATTAGCAACTAAGTGACATCAACAGCATTTTCATGTTAAACTCCAAGTTCCAATCTTTGATCTTCCTTTTTAGGAAACCAAATCATAAGATCCACTTCCCAGAAGCTCAGATCCACAATAATTGAAGAAACCAAtccataaaaccaaaaaaaaatggattataCAGAATCTGACACATTAATGCTAAAATCAAATTCTCCAAAACCCAACTCCACAATTCCATTTCTAATCCCTATCCCACATACCCCAACTTCCCAAATCATCAAAAGTCACAAACTTGAAGACACCCACAAAACCAATAACCTTAACCTAATCAAAACAGCAAGAAAGATCGAGAATTGGATTACCTGGGATTGTGAAAAGGTCCAACCTTGTTAACATAGAGAGGGACATCATCTCCAACTTTGTAACGATGATCAGATGCATCTGATCTAACATGGGACACGCTGCACAATATCAAAACAAATGAAACCAAACAAGGCACTAGTTTCTTCTCCATTTTCAATCACTGTAACTcacaaaaagagaagagagagttaGAGAGTTATggggtgagagagagagaggacagAGATTTATAAAGATGGAGACTTTATGGGTTGTGGCTCCAACAAATCTAAAATGGTTCGTGTATAAAATGAGGCCTTCCTCAAATAACGAGAAAGAGATTAGGagagtaattaaaaatatatatttttatttttaaatgcgttcatgaaaaaaaaaattatgaccaCGATAAACGAGGTTTTGCTTTGGAAGTCCATACGCCATCCTAGAAGTTTTGAGAATTTTCAGCTTTAActcttaaattattagatgttgtttgattttatttgagtttCATCTTGTTAATATCCTagaatagaataaataaatataaaaatatattttattagagaaataaaaacaagtacataaaataaataatttttagaataaatttatACATTATTAAAACATGAGGTACAAAATAAcatgtctcttttatttttatttttattttattttttctgtttcaaaacaataatcaaccattattttaatattactgtttttgctttttgttctatct encodes:
- the LOC133671252 gene encoding transmembrane 9 superfamily member 3-like, coding for MEKKLVPCLVSFVLILCSVSHVRSDASDHRYKVGDDVPLYVNKVGPFHNPSETYRYFDLPFCSSGPTKDKKEALGEVLNGDRLVTAPYKLDFLNDKDSEVACKNTLTKEQVAQFREAVSKDYYFQMYYDDLPIWGFLGKVDKERKNDPSEYKYYLFKHLHFTIFYNKDRVIEISAQSDLNNVVDLTEDKEVNVEFMYSVKWKETDITFEKRMDKYSQSSSLPHHLEIHWFSIINSCVTVLLLTGFLATILMRVLKNDFVKYAHDEESAEDQEETGWKYIHGDVFRYPKYKSLLAAAVGSGTQLFTLTIFIFVLALVGVFYPYNRGALFTALVVIYALTAGIAGYTAASFFCQLEGTNWVRNLLLTGALFCGPLFLTFCFLNTVAITYSATAALPFGTIVVIFLIWALVTTPLLVLGGIAGKNSKAEFQAPVRTTKYPREIPQLPWYRKTLPQMAMAGFLPFSAIYIELYYIFASVWGHRIYTIYSILFIVFIILLIVTAFITVALTYFQLAAEDHEWWWRSFLCGGSTGLFIYGYCLYYYYARSDMSGFMQTSFFFGYMACVCYGFFLMLGSIGFRASLFFVRHIYRSIKCE